One genomic segment of Bacteroides caccae includes these proteins:
- a CDS encoding agmatine deiminase family protein, whose translation MGIMVGLPSPSGSEKDLQLNFGKNMTVQVEMRAPHLPAEWHTQSGIQLTWPHAGTDWAYMLTEVQECFINIAREIAERELLLIVTPEPEAVREQIASSVNIDNVRFLECETNDTWARDHGAITMIDNGTPSLLDFTFNGWGLKFASDLDNRITRHAVEAEVLKGHYVNRLGFVLEGGSIESDGMGVLLTTSECLLSPNRNGQLNQVEIEEYLKSTFHLQKILWLDHGYLAGDDTDSHIDTLARFCSTNTIAYVKCDDKEDEHYEALHAMEEQLKTFRTLAGEPYRLLALPMVDKIEENCERLPATYANFLIMNDAVLYPTYNQPANDRKAGEVLQQAFPKHEIVGIDCRALIKQHGSLHCVTMQYPQGVIK comes from the coding sequence ATGGGAATTATGGTTGGACTCCCCAGCCCCAGTGGTTCGGAGAAGGATTTACAATTAAATTTCGGAAAGAATATGACCGTACAGGTGGAAATGAGAGCTCCTCATCTGCCTGCCGAATGGCATACGCAAAGCGGCATACAATTAACATGGCCACACGCCGGTACGGACTGGGCATATATGCTGACAGAAGTACAGGAGTGTTTTATAAACATAGCCCGGGAAATAGCAGAACGTGAATTACTCCTGATTGTCACTCCCGAACCGGAAGCCGTGAGAGAACAGATCGCTTCAAGCGTAAATATAGATAACGTCCGTTTCTTGGAATGTGAAACCAACGACACATGGGCGCGTGACCATGGTGCTATCACCATGATAGACAACGGCACTCCTTCCCTGCTCGACTTCACATTCAATGGTTGGGGGTTAAAGTTTGCCTCCGACTTGGATAATCGAATTACCCGACACGCCGTAGAAGCGGAAGTATTAAAAGGGCATTATGTCAATCGTCTCGGTTTCGTCCTTGAAGGAGGTTCTATCGAAAGCGACGGTATGGGTGTTCTACTCACCACTTCCGAATGCCTACTCTCTCCCAACCGGAACGGACAACTCAACCAAGTAGAGATAGAAGAATACCTGAAATCAACCTTCCATCTGCAAAAGATTCTTTGGCTGGATCATGGTTATCTGGCAGGTGATGACACTGACAGCCATATCGACACTCTAGCACGTTTTTGTTCTACAAATACCATTGCTTATGTGAAATGTGACGATAAAGAGGATGAGCATTACGAAGCACTGCACGCAATGGAAGAACAACTGAAGACATTCCGTACGCTGGCAGGAGAACCTTATCGTCTGTTAGCTTTGCCAATGGTCGATAAGATAGAAGAAAATTGCGAACGTCTGCCTGCCACATACGCTAATTTTCTGATAATGAATGATGCCGTTCTCTATCCTACATACAACCAGCCGGCAAACGACCGGAAAGCAGGTGAAGTACTGCAACAAGCATTTCCCAAACATGAGATAGTAGGAATTGATTGCCGTGCGCTTATCAAGCAACACGGTTCTTTACATTGTGTCACTATGCAATATCCACAAGGAGTTATTAAATAA
- a CDS encoding ferredoxin domain-containing protein codes for MILNERDARHEHILQVARQMMTAARTAPKGKGIDIIEVALITDEEIKQLSDTMVAMVEEHGMKFFLRDADNILNAECVILIGTREQAQGLNCGHCGFTTCAGRMEGVPCAINSIDVGIAIGSACATAADMRVDTRVMFSAGLAAQRLNWLKDCKMVMAIPVSASSKNPFFDRKPKQETKA; via the coding sequence ATGATACTAAACGAAAGAGATGCCCGTCACGAGCATATATTGCAGGTTGCCCGTCAGATGATGACAGCTGCACGTACTGCTCCGAAGGGAAAGGGAATTGATATTATTGAAGTGGCCTTAATCACTGATGAAGAGATTAAACAACTATCCGATACAATGGTTGCTATGGTTGAAGAGCACGGAATGAAATTTTTCCTTCGTGACGCTGACAACATCTTAAATGCCGAATGTGTTATATTAATAGGAACGCGCGAGCAAGCGCAGGGCTTGAATTGTGGCCATTGTGGATTTACAACCTGTGCCGGGCGTATGGAAGGAGTCCCTTGCGCAATAAATAGTATTGATGTAGGTATCGCTATTGGTTCCGCTTGTGCCACAGCCGCCGATATGCGCGTAGATACACGTGTCATGTTCTCTGCCGGACTGGCAGCACAACGCCTGAACTGGCTGAAAGACTGCAAAATGGTTATGGCAATTCCTGTAAGTGCATCCTCCAAGAATCCGTTTTTCGACCGGAAGCCTAAACAGGAAACCAAGGCTTAA
- a CDS encoding ABC transporter permease has product MGTIDISYYNLFVGLLLLAIPFFYLWKFKTGLLKPAVIGTLRMIIQLFFIGIYLKYLFLWNNPWINFLWVIVMIFVAGQTALVRTGLKRRILLIPITVGFLCSVILVGLYFIGIVLQLDNIFSAQYFIPIFGILMGNMLSSNVIALNTYYSGLKREQQLYRYLLGNGATRQEAQAPFIKQAIIKSFSPLIANIAVMGLVALPGTMIGQILGGSSPNVAIKYQMMIMVITFTASMLSLMITISLASRRSFDAYGKLLEVSKEAKK; this is encoded by the coding sequence GTGGGAACCATTGATATATCATATTATAATCTTTTTGTTGGCTTGCTGCTGCTTGCCATTCCCTTTTTCTATCTATGGAAATTTAAGACGGGATTATTGAAACCTGCTGTGATAGGCACACTCCGAATGATTATTCAATTATTTTTTATCGGCATTTATCTAAAATATCTCTTTTTATGGAATAACCCCTGGATTAATTTTCTTTGGGTCATTGTTATGATATTCGTTGCGGGACAAACAGCATTGGTACGGACCGGACTGAAACGACGCATCTTACTGATTCCCATTACTGTGGGATTCTTGTGCAGTGTAATATTGGTCGGATTATATTTTATAGGTATTGTGCTTCAACTGGATAATATTTTTAGCGCCCAGTACTTTATTCCGATCTTCGGAATCCTAATGGGAAATATGCTATCGAGCAATGTGATTGCTTTGAATACATATTATAGTGGCCTGAAACGTGAGCAACAACTATACCGATATTTATTGGGAAATGGAGCTACGCGACAAGAAGCGCAGGCACCATTTATCAAACAAGCTATTATCAAATCCTTCAGCCCGTTGATTGCCAATATTGCCGTAATGGGACTAGTAGCCCTTCCGGGAACAATGATAGGACAGATTTTGGGAGGAAGCAGTCCGAATGTGGCTATCAAATATCAGATGATGATTATGGTGATCACATTCACTGCATCCATGTTGTCGCTGATGATAACCATTTCGTTAGCTTCGCGAAGATCATTTGATGCATACGGAAAGCTCTTGGAGGTATCAAAAGAAGCTAAGAAATGA
- a CDS encoding carbon-nitrogen hydrolase codes for MRKIKVGLIQQSNTADIRMNLMNLAKSIEACAAHGAQLIVLQELHNSLYFCQTENTNLFDLAEPIPGPSTGFYSELAAANRVVLVTSLFEKRAPGLYHNTAVVFDRDGSIAGKYRKMHIPDDPAYYEKFYFTPGDIGFEPIQTSLGKLGVLVCWDQWYPEAARLMALKGAELLIYPTAIGWESSDTDDEKARQLNAWIISQRAHAVANGLPVISVNRVGHEPDSSGQTNGILFWGNSFVVGPQGEFLAQAGNDRPENMVVEIDMERSENVRRWWPFLRDRRIDEYEGLTKRFLD; via the coding sequence ATGAGAAAGATAAAAGTAGGATTGATACAGCAATCCAATACCGCAGATATACGAATGAATTTAATGAATCTTGCGAAAAGTATTGAGGCTTGTGCTGCTCATGGCGCACAGTTGATTGTACTTCAAGAATTACATAATTCGCTTTATTTCTGTCAGACAGAGAATACTAATTTGTTCGATCTTGCCGAACCGATTCCCGGTCCTTCCACCGGATTTTATTCGGAACTGGCAGCAGCTAATAGAGTGGTTCTTGTCACCTCTCTTTTTGAGAAACGTGCTCCCGGGCTCTATCATAATACTGCCGTTGTTTTTGACCGTGACGGAAGCATTGCAGGAAAATACCGTAAAATGCACATTCCTGATGATCCTGCCTACTACGAGAAGTTCTATTTCACTCCCGGAGATATAGGGTTTGAACCGATCCAGACTTCTTTAGGAAAACTTGGAGTATTGGTATGTTGGGATCAATGGTATCCGGAAGCTGCCCGTCTAATGGCGCTGAAAGGTGCAGAACTTTTAATTTATCCTACTGCTATCGGCTGGGAAAGTAGCGATACGGATGATGAGAAAGCTCGTCAACTCAATGCATGGATTATCTCCCAACGTGCCCATGCTGTTGCAAACGGTCTTCCTGTTATTTCCGTCAACCGTGTAGGACATGAACCCGATTCTTCGGGACAGACTAACGGTATTCTATTTTGGGGAAATAGCTTTGTGGTCGGTCCGCAAGGAGAATTCTTAGCGCAAGCAGGTAATGACCGTCCGGAGAATATGGTCGTCGAAATAGATATGGAACGTTCGGAAAATGTACGCCGTTGGTGGCCATTCTTGCGTGACCGTCGGATTGACGAATACGAAGGACTGACTAAACGCTTTCTGGACTAG
- a CDS encoding SusC/RagA family TonB-linked outer membrane protein, protein MKKKYSLFTLLVGTCLCSLSAYAVPTDIATPITQEINQKSKKQIKGTVLDENEEPVIGATVVVIGVAGGGITDMDGKFTLSAFPNQELEVSYLGYQNARIKVTDKSTYVIRMKPKIDELEEVTVVAFAKQKKESVIASVSTIKPAELKVPSSNLTTALAGRMSGIISYQTSGEPGKDNAQFFVRGVTTFEGETRANPLILIDGIEMGTDDLARLQTDDIASFSVMKDATAAALYGSRGANGVILVSTKQGSEGKAKVSIRYELAMSRPTRTVDLADPITYMKLHNEAVRTRDPLGALPYSEEKIASTAAGLNPQVYPAIDWKEMLFKDQAINHRFNFNISGGGKVARYYLSGSYSKDSGLLQVNGKNSFNNNISLQRMIMRATVNINMTKSTEVVVRMYGTFDDYTGPLKDGSKFYEMVMNTNPVMFQPVYQPDERYKNAPNILFGNAGTNADYTNPYAELVKGYKDYSATTIVAQVELKQNLEFITKGLNARVLANTNRYSYFDVSRQYVPFFYRLDSYDKFTNTYQLSALNEDKGSEALQYTEGPKTINTSYYLEAAVDYNRVFNEKHTVTGLLVGTMREYKEANAGSLLLSLPHRNIGLAGRATYSYDSRYFGELNFGYNGSERFAKKNRWGFFPSIGAGYIISNEHFYPESWKKVMNKLKLKATYGLVGNDAIGNTKDRFFYLSNVNVADAGKNIAFGTDLSYSHPGGGVSFVRYPNEDISWETAYKTDFGVEIGLFDKVEIIADYFSERRKNILMTRAHVPSFIGLQTNPSANVGEAKSHGFEASVDYNHSFSNGMWLMVRGNFTYATSEYSKYEEPDYSDTPWRRREGNSLAQTWGYVAERLFVDEADVANSPVQSFDNQKAMAGDIKYKDINGDGQITETDMVPIGYPTSPEIIYGFGFSAGYKGFDLSCFFQGSARSSFWIDPENTAPFIGNQRTLLKAYADDHWSEENRNLYALWPRLSATKRTNNYQKSTWFMRDGSFLRLKSVEMGYTIPEKITKKAHISMLRFYLSGTNLLTFSKFKLWDVEMGGKGLGYPVQMVINAGVQLNF, encoded by the coding sequence ATGAAAAAAAAATATTCTTTATTTACTCTTCTTGTTGGTACATGTCTATGTTCGCTATCTGCATACGCAGTGCCAACTGATATAGCAACTCCTATAACTCAGGAGATAAATCAAAAATCTAAAAAGCAAATCAAGGGTACGGTTCTTGATGAAAATGAAGAACCTGTTATTGGCGCTACGGTCGTTGTTATAGGCGTAGCAGGAGGTGGAATAACAGATATGGACGGAAAATTCACATTGAGTGCTTTTCCGAATCAGGAGTTGGAAGTTTCATATTTGGGTTATCAGAATGCCCGTATTAAGGTGACTGATAAAAGTACGTATGTGATTCGTATGAAACCGAAAATTGATGAGTTGGAGGAGGTCACCGTTGTGGCTTTTGCAAAACAGAAAAAGGAGAGTGTAATTGCTTCTGTTTCAACTATCAAACCTGCAGAATTGAAAGTCCCCTCCAGTAACCTTACTACCGCACTGGCAGGGCGTATGTCGGGAATCATATCTTACCAAACTAGCGGTGAGCCGGGTAAAGACAATGCTCAGTTCTTTGTACGTGGTGTCACTACCTTCGAGGGTGAGACCCGTGCCAATCCTTTAATTCTTATTGATGGGATTGAAATGGGTACGGACGACCTGGCAAGACTTCAAACAGATGATATTGCAAGTTTTTCTGTCATGAAAGATGCTACTGCTGCCGCATTATATGGTTCGCGAGGTGCTAATGGGGTTATCTTGGTTAGCACAAAACAAGGTTCCGAAGGAAAAGCTAAAGTTTCTATTCGTTATGAACTGGCAATGTCACGTCCTACCAGGACTGTTGATTTGGCAGATCCTATCACTTATATGAAGTTGCATAATGAAGCAGTTCGTACACGTGATCCGTTAGGGGCCTTGCCTTATTCTGAAGAAAAGATTGCATCTACGGCAGCAGGATTAAACCCACAGGTGTATCCGGCTATTGACTGGAAAGAAATGCTGTTTAAAGATCAGGCAATCAATCATCGTTTTAATTTCAATATCAGTGGCGGAGGTAAAGTAGCCCGTTATTATTTATCAGGAAGTTATAGTAAAGATAGTGGTTTATTGCAAGTCAATGGGAAAAATAGTTTTAATAACAATATATCGTTGCAAAGAATGATAATGCGAGCTACGGTTAATATCAATATGACAAAAAGTACAGAAGTTGTAGTGCGTATGTATGGTACTTTTGATGATTATACCGGACCACTAAAAGATGGTAGTAAATTCTATGAAATGGTAATGAACACTAATCCGGTCATGTTCCAACCCGTATATCAGCCGGACGAGAGATATAAGAATGCACCCAATATCTTATTCGGTAATGCGGGAACCAATGCGGACTATACAAATCCTTATGCCGAGTTGGTGAAGGGGTATAAAGATTATTCAGCCACTACCATAGTAGCTCAGGTAGAGTTGAAGCAGAATTTGGAGTTTATTACTAAAGGGCTGAATGCACGCGTATTAGCAAACACAAATCGTTATTCATATTTTGATGTAAGTAGACAGTATGTGCCATTCTTCTATCGTCTGGACTCATACGACAAGTTTACAAACACATATCAACTTAGTGCTTTGAATGAAGATAAAGGTTCGGAAGCGCTTCAATACACAGAAGGTCCCAAGACAATCAATACTTCTTATTATTTGGAAGCGGCCGTAGATTATAACCGTGTTTTTAATGAAAAACATACGGTAACAGGATTACTTGTAGGAACGATGCGTGAATATAAAGAAGCCAATGCAGGCTCTTTACTACTTTCGTTGCCTCACCGGAATATAGGTCTTGCCGGACGTGCCACTTATTCGTATGACAGTCGTTATTTTGGAGAATTAAACTTTGGTTATAATGGTTCCGAGAGGTTTGCCAAAAAGAACAGATGGGGATTCTTCCCTTCAATAGGCGCCGGCTATATTATTTCAAACGAACATTTCTATCCGGAAAGTTGGAAGAAAGTGATGAACAAGTTGAAACTGAAAGCAACTTATGGTTTGGTAGGTAATGACGCTATTGGAAATACCAAAGACCGTTTCTTCTATCTGTCAAACGTGAACGTGGCAGATGCTGGTAAAAACATTGCTTTTGGTACTGATTTGAGTTATTCGCATCCTGGCGGTGGTGTTTCGTTTGTCCGCTATCCCAATGAAGATATCTCATGGGAAACAGCATATAAAACAGATTTCGGCGTTGAGATAGGTTTGTTTGACAAAGTAGAGATTATAGCTGATTATTTTAGTGAACGTCGTAAAAATATCTTAATGACGCGTGCGCACGTCCCTTCTTTTATTGGTTTGCAAACAAATCCTTCAGCCAATGTCGGTGAAGCAAAAAGTCATGGTTTTGAAGCCTCTGTTGATTACAACCACTCTTTTTCCAATGGTATGTGGTTAATGGTACGTGGCAATTTTACTTATGCAACCAGTGAATATTCGAAATATGAAGAACCGGATTATTCTGATACTCCATGGCGTAGGCGCGAAGGAAATAGCTTGGCACAGACATGGGGATATGTTGCTGAACGATTGTTTGTCGATGAAGCAGATGTTGCAAATTCGCCCGTACAGAGTTTTGATAATCAGAAAGCAATGGCAGGTGATATTAAGTATAAAGATATTAATGGAGATGGTCAGATTACAGAAACGGATATGGTTCCCATTGGATACCCGACTTCTCCTGAAATCATATATGGCTTTGGTTTTTCTGCCGGTTACAAAGGTTTTGATCTCTCATGCTTCTTCCAAGGCTCGGCACGTTCTTCATTCTGGATTGATCCGGAAAACACAGCTCCTTTTATTGGCAACCAAAGAACCTTATTGAAGGCTTATGCTGACGATCATTGGTCCGAAGAAAATCGTAACTTGTATGCTTTATGGCCTCGTTTGTCTGCAACAAAAAGAACGAACAACTATCAGAAGAGTACGTGGTTCATGAGAGACGGTTCGTTTTTACGGTTAAAATCAGTAGAAATGGGGTATACTATTCCGGAAAAGATAACAAAGAAAGCTCATATAAGTATGCTCAGATTCTATTTGAGTGGTACCAATCTGTTAACATTCAGCAAATTCAAACTTTGGGATGTTGAAATGGGAGGCAAAGGCTTGGGATATCCTGTTCAAATGGTTATTAATGCAGGTGTTCAATTAAACTTTTAG
- a CDS encoding alpha-L-fucosidase, with the protein MGQKTYAPAWESLDTRPVPSWFENAKFGIFIHWGLYSVPMWSPKGTYSEWYKYWLDRKTLLGNGDFTGTEVYDYHKKMYGEDFTYADFAPMFKAMSYDANEWADLFKRAGAKYIVLTTKHHEGFALWPSKEASKSYGRPWNSMEIGAHRDLVGEYVNALRKTDLKVGCYFSLREWDNPLYNRETMDLFYERHFFPQLKDLVNNYKPDLIWADGPDSMNDKIWQVERTLSWLYSESPVKDSIVVNDRWANNTGRKHGDYYTREYSNTNSTYNKPWEECRGIGFSFGFNQNEDLEDYTLPQALVLTLVNVVSQGGNLLLGIGPNANGKIPPIMQERLLQIGDWLRVNGEAIYGTRMWKQSFQWSKGNREWKPKGKHYVSGNEILKQTIHPEPGYAVKEVFFTKKGNDVYAILPQYPKPTVILKGIKVTNKTRISMLGLDKKIVWKQKGEDIVITVPSLYYDEMPCNYAWTLKLENVI; encoded by the coding sequence ATGGGGCAAAAAACTTATGCTCCTGCATGGGAGTCCTTAGATACAAGACCTGTCCCTTCCTGGTTTGAGAATGCAAAGTTTGGGATTTTTATCCACTGGGGCTTGTATTCGGTACCAATGTGGTCGCCCAAGGGCACTTATTCGGAATGGTATAAATACTGGTTGGACCGGAAGACTCTACTTGGAAATGGAGATTTTACCGGGACAGAAGTTTATGACTACCATAAGAAAATGTACGGTGAGGATTTCACTTATGCTGATTTTGCTCCTATGTTTAAAGCCATGAGTTATGATGCTAACGAATGGGCGGACCTTTTTAAGCGTGCCGGCGCTAAATATATAGTGCTTACGACTAAACATCATGAAGGATTTGCGTTATGGCCGAGTAAAGAAGCTTCCAAATCATACGGAAGACCCTGGAATAGTATGGAAATCGGCGCGCATCGTGATTTGGTTGGAGAATATGTAAATGCTTTGCGTAAGACCGATTTGAAAGTAGGATGTTATTTTTCATTGCGGGAGTGGGATAATCCGTTATACAATCGTGAGACAATGGATTTATTCTATGAACGCCACTTTTTCCCACAATTAAAAGACCTGGTCAATAATTATAAACCGGATCTGATTTGGGCAGACGGTCCCGATTCTATGAATGATAAGATATGGCAGGTAGAACGTACATTATCCTGGCTTTATTCAGAATCTCCGGTGAAAGATAGTATTGTGGTAAATGATCGTTGGGCTAATAATACCGGGCGCAAACATGGGGATTATTATACCCGAGAATATAGTAATACAAATAGTACATATAATAAGCCTTGGGAGGAGTGTCGTGGCATAGGTTTCTCATTTGGTTTTAATCAGAATGAAGATCTGGAAGACTACACATTACCACAAGCCTTGGTGCTGACTTTGGTTAATGTGGTTAGTCAAGGTGGAAATTTACTGTTAGGTATTGGTCCTAATGCAAACGGAAAAATTCCTCCTATAATGCAAGAACGGTTATTACAAATTGGTGATTGGCTACGTGTGAATGGTGAAGCTATATACGGTACACGTATGTGGAAGCAATCTTTCCAATGGTCAAAAGGCAATAGAGAATGGAAACCCAAAGGCAAACATTATGTCAGTGGAAATGAGATTCTCAAACAAACCATTCATCCCGAACCTGGATATGCCGTGAAAGAGGTGTTTTTTACAAAAAAAGGAAATGACGTATATGCCATTTTGCCTCAATATCCCAAACCTACTGTTATTTTGAAAGGAATAAAAGTAACGAATAAAACTAGAATCTCCATGTTGGGATTAGACAAAAAGATTGTTTGGAAGCAGAAAGGAGAGGATATTGTAATCACAGTGCCTTCTCTATATTATGATGAAATGCCATGCAATTATGCATGGACCCTTAAACTAGAAAATGTAATTTAG
- a CDS encoding GtrA family protein — MKESVRIFRFIVIGTMNALIMALVVWLMMKEISFDGDYMVANITAYLIAQIHNFIWCKYWIFPVENKKNSLWKQILLFCSAFGVAYTAQFLFLILLVEGLDVNEYLAQFLGLFIYGGANFLANKKITFQ, encoded by the coding sequence GTGAAAGAATCAGTACGTATATTCCGTTTTATAGTAATCGGTACAATGAACGCTTTGATTATGGCGTTGGTTGTATGGTTAATGATGAAAGAAATATCATTCGACGGTGACTATATGGTGGCTAATATAACGGCGTACCTGATAGCTCAGATTCATAATTTTATCTGGTGTAAGTACTGGATATTTCCCGTAGAAAACAAAAAGAACAGTCTCTGGAAACAGATACTGCTCTTTTGCTCTGCTTTCGGAGTGGCTTACACCGCACAATTCTTATTTCTTATCCTGTTAGTAGAAGGATTGGACGTTAATGAATATCTTGCGCAATTTCTGGGCTTGTTTATTTATGGAGGTGCCAATTTTTTGGCTAATAAAAAGATAACTTTCCAATAA
- a CDS encoding ABC transporter ATP-binding protein — translation MLHINNACIAFGTEVLFSGFEMKLEKGETACIVGQSGCGKTSLLNAVMGFVPLYEGTIKVGGTLLDKSTIDLVRRQIAWIPQELALPFEWVKEMVSLPFELKVNRSVPFSEERLFMCFDELGLEHELYFKRVNEVSGGQRQRIMLAVAALLNKPLIVIDEPTSALDTGSTDKVLAFFRRQAEKGAAVLAVSHDKDFASGCHYLIEL, via the coding sequence ATGTTACATATCAATAATGCCTGTATCGCTTTTGGAACAGAAGTCCTTTTTTCCGGTTTTGAAATGAAATTGGAGAAGGGCGAGACAGCCTGTATCGTAGGACAATCCGGTTGTGGAAAGACTTCCTTACTAAACGCCGTAATGGGCTTTGTGCCATTATATGAGGGGACTATTAAAGTAGGCGGGACGTTACTGGATAAATCAACCATTGATCTTGTCCGCCGCCAGATTGCATGGATTCCCCAAGAACTGGCGTTACCTTTCGAATGGGTAAAAGAAATGGTATCTTTGCCATTCGAGCTGAAAGTAAACCGTTCCGTTCCTTTTTCGGAAGAAAGGCTTTTTATGTGTTTTGACGAGTTGGGGTTGGAGCATGAATTATACTTTAAAAGAGTAAATGAGGTTTCGGGCGGACAGCGCCAGCGCATTATGTTAGCTGTGGCCGCATTGCTCAATAAGCCGTTGATTGTAATTGATGAACCGACATCGGCATTAGATACCGGATCGACAGACAAAGTACTGGCTTTTTTCCGACGGCAGGCAGAAAAAGGGGCAGCTGTTTTGGCGGTATCGCATGATAAGGACTTTGCTTCGGGATGCCATTATTTAATAGAATTATAA
- the aspS gene encoding aspartate--tRNA ligase — translation MFRTHTCGELRISDVNKQVTLSGWVQRSRKMGGMTFIDLRDRYGITQLVFNEEVNAELCERANKLGREFVIQVKGTVNERFSKNANIPTGDIEIIVSELNVLNTAMTPPFTIEDNTDGGDDIRMKYRYLDLRRNAVRSNLELRHKMTIEVRTYLDKLGFIEVETPVLIGSTPEGARDFVVPSRMNPGQFYALPQSPQTLKQLLMVSGFDRYFQIAKCFRDEDLRADRQPEFTQIDCEMSFVEQEDIIATFEGMAKHLFKTLRGVELTEPFLRMSWADAMKYYGSDKPDLRFGMKFVELMDIMKGHGFSVFDNAAYVGGICAEGAATYTRKQLDALTEFVKKPQIGAKGMVYARVEADGTVKSSVDKFYTQEVLQQMKEAFGAKPGDLILILSGDDVMKTRKQLCELRLEMGSQLGLRDKNKFACLWVIDFPMFEWSEEEGRLMAMHHPFTHPKEEDIPLLDTDPAAVRADAYDMVINGVEVGGGSIRIHDAQLQAKMFEILGFTPEKAQAQFGFLMNAFKYGAPPHGGLAYGLDRWVSLFAGLDSIRDCIAFPKNNSGRDVMLDAPSAIDQTQLDELNLIVDIKEGE, via the coding sequence ATGTTCAGAACGCATACATGTGGAGAACTGAGAATCTCTGACGTAAATAAGCAAGTTACGTTGTCCGGCTGGGTGCAACGCAGCCGTAAAATGGGGGGCATGACCTTTATTGACCTTCGCGACCGTTACGGTATTACCCAATTGGTTTTTAATGAAGAAGTAAACGCAGAACTCTGTGAACGTGCCAATAAATTGGGACGTGAATTCGTTATTCAGGTGAAAGGAACGGTAAACGAACGTTTCAGCAAGAATGCAAATATTCCTACCGGAGACATTGAAATCATTGTTTCCGAACTGAACGTACTGAATACTGCAATGACTCCTCCGTTTACAATTGAAGATAACACGGACGGCGGTGACGATATCCGTATGAAATACCGTTATCTGGATTTGCGTCGTAATGCTGTCCGCTCTAATTTGGAGTTACGTCATAAGATGACAATCGAAGTCCGTACCTATCTTGACAAGTTAGGTTTCATCGAAGTAGAAACGCCTGTATTGATCGGTTCCACTCCGGAAGGTGCACGTGATTTTGTTGTGCCTTCACGTATGAACCCGGGACAGTTCTATGCACTTCCACAGTCTCCGCAGACTTTGAAGCAACTACTAATGGTTTCTGGTTTCGACCGTTATTTCCAGATTGCAAAATGCTTCCGCGATGAGGACCTGCGTGCCGACCGTCAGCCGGAATTCACACAGATTGACTGTGAAATGAGTTTCGTTGAGCAGGAAGACATTATCGCCACTTTCGAAGGAATGGCTAAACATCTGTTTAAAACCCTTCGTGGTGTGGAACTAACCGAACCGTTCCTGCGTATGTCTTGGGCAGATGCCATGAAATATTATGGTAGTGATAAGCCAGACTTACGTTTCGGTATGAAATTTGTGGAACTAATGGATATCATGAAAGGCCACGGATTTTCTGTATTTGATAATGCTGCTTACGTGGGTGGTATCTGTGCGGAAGGTGCTGCAACCTATACCCGTAAGCAACTGGATGCATTGACTGAGTTTGTGAAGAAACCGCAGATTGGTGCGAAAGGTATGGTATATGCCCGCGTCGAAGCAGATGGAACGGTGAAATCGAGCGTAGATAAGTTCTATACCCAGGAAGTATTGCAGCAGATGAAAGAAGCGTTCGGTGCGAAACCGGGTGATTTGATCTTGATCCTGTCCGGTGATGATGTGATGAAGACACGTAAGCAACTTTGTGAGCTTCGTTTGGAAATGGGTTCTCAATTAGGATTGCGTGATAAGAACAAGTTTGCTTGCCTTTGGGTGATAGACTTCCCGATGTTCGAATGGAGTGAAGAGGAAGGCCGTCTAATGGCTATGCATCATCCGTTCACTCATCCGAAAGAAGAAGATATTCCTTTGCTGGATACAGATCCTGCTGCTGTGCGCGCTGACGCATATGATATGGTTATTAACGGTGTGGAAGTTGGCGGCGGTTCTATCCGTATCCACGATGCACAGCTGCAAGCTAAGATGTTCGAGATTCTGGGCTTTACACCTGAAAAAGCACAGGCACAATTTGGCTTCCTGATGAATGCGTTTAAGTACGGTGCACCTCCTCACGGTGGTTTGGCATACGGACTTGACCGTTGGGTATCTCTGTTTGCCGGGCTCGATTCTATCCGCGACTGTATTGCGTTCCCGAAGAACAACTCAGGACGTGATGTAATGTTGGATGCGCCGTCTGCTATTGACCAGACTCAACTTGACGAATTGAATTTGATCGTTGATATCAAGGAAGGAGAGTGA